ATCTTGGGAAATGCCACAGGCTAGGAAACCCCTTGATCTAAGGAGGACCTTGGCAAAGCCCCCACTTTTCCAGGAGGTTTCTGTGCTAGGCATGATTTAATTCACTCTTCATGTAAATGAGGGACACAACCCAAACACCTCCTGATTTGCATCCCATGAGAGGAAGCCTGGGGGTGGCAGTCTGGGCTCCAGCTGTGTGCAGGTGCTTGTGGCCCACGTGCCTCCCTGGCTCTCCTTCCCCAGGCTCCTGCACTACTTCCGCGGCCGGCACCACCTGGAGGAGATCATGTACAACGAGAACATGCGGCGCTCGCAGCTGCTGATGCTGTTCGACAAGTTCCGCAGTGTGCTGGTGGTCACCAGCCATGAGGACCCCGTCATCTCCGTCTTCCAGTCCCTCCTGAAGTGACTCTGCTGGCACGGGAAGGGAACCTGCCAAGCTCTCCATGCTGAAGACTGGAAGATGCCTAACAGCTGAAGGAGGTGATTTTGGTTTCTGCTCGCACGTGACAGAGCAGGTTCTCCCCGTGTGCCTCCATGTCCCACCTGCTCCCTGTGGTGACAGAGGAGGCCACTGTGGGCCAGGCTCTGGGCCTGCTGCAGGACACCATGTGCTTGCTCAGCCTGCATTCCTGCCATGCCATGTTCACAGTccttccctggccctgctgccccagggactgggagagcaggacaggaagagttctgctgtggcactgccgACAGAATGTCACCTTCGGGGGGACCCTGGTGCATCAGAGGTGCTTCCTGTGCTCTCCAACATGACTCCTGGGGCActcagccctgagcagcctgtccccacagcacagcatgcatggcctctgctccagggcacagtgGAGCTGGCCTGGGTTATGGGGAGATGACCCTGGGCACTGAGGAATTGTTTGATCATTGTTACCTGGCAGCAGTGAGGACATGGACAGGAAGGTAAAGTATCACAAGTAAACTGTTTCATGAATGACTCACTTACTGTGTCACAGCTTGTTCTTTCCTCACCCCAGTGTTCTGTTCCCAAGTGTCATCTTGGAGCTGGGCTGTCACTGGGCAGCCTCTGTGCTCCGGGGTTTTCAGGGTTTCGTTTCTGCCTGGGGGTGGGAGCTTGGTTGCTGAGCAGGACTGGAATGAGTGCCCAAGCTGCTGGTGCATGGATCTGTTCCACCTGACCAGAGGCTGGTGCTCAGGGCACTTGGGATTGTCCCCTAGTGCTTGTTTGGTCCTTCCATTCCCCTCACCCAAGCATGGCTGTGGATGCAGGAAACCAAactgggatcctggcctgggtTAGAGCTATCCCAAGAAAAACGAGATGGGGGTCTGTACAGGGCTGTGTTTCCTGGTGTGGTTTGGGACTGCTCCTCCAGCCATGCCAGAGCCTGAACAAGAGGTGACAGTCTTGGtcctgagggtggcaggagctgttgTCACCTCACCCTGGCCACTgttccctgctctctgctgcgTGCCCAGGGAAAGGGGTGGGACAGCTTTACCTCCACGGTGGCAGCTTGCAGAGGTCTGCTGTTAAAAGATTGTCAGGCTCCTCCTTAAGTCCTTCCCTTACATcacacacagcagctggagTTTTTCCCAGAGTTGCAGGCTCTTGGGAGCAGCTTCCCTTGCCCACACAAACTGGGTGGAACTGGGAGCTTTATCTAACTTACCTACCAGCAGCAAGGCACTGGGGGAGGTACAGCTGCTCTCTCACAGTCCTTTCAGTGAATCTGCAGCTGGAAGCAAGGATGGTAGAGAGGCGGAAAAGCCATATTTACCTAAAAATTGGATTGACAACGCTGTAGAGCCCCAGTCCCAACCAGCCCCAGCACCTCGAGGTGAGCCACTGAGCTCAGCAGAACAAGGGCTGCTCAGAAGGGGCCAAACAGGGTTTTCATGGGATGGGGAcatcaagtttttaaaaatggagcTTTTCTTATTGCATGTGATGAACCTTAAGGTAAGTGAGGGGTGTGTCCTTACCCCCCACCCAGTGtggctgcaggtcctgccctgaaTCCTAGAGGGTTTGCCCTCAGTACCTCAGGGCAGGCTCCAGCACTGGTGCCTTCTGTGTGTCAGGGTTCACACACTGGTAAGTTCTGAACTGGCTTCAAAAGcagctgggaaaacaaacagaacccTTTCTGGTCTCCAAGCTGAACATTATAGATGGTATAGGTTGCAAGGAGTCCCAGGAAGTGTTTTGCCCAAACCTGTGCTCAAAGAAAGGGTGTTGGGTCACTCAGGAGCCCGTCCTGTGGAGGTGTGAATGTCCCGCTGCTTCTCTGGAcccctgttccagtgtttgaccaccctcaTGGTGAAAATTTTTTCCATACAGCTAATGAgaatttcctgttttccatctggtgcccattgcctctcatcctgtctgacagcagcctggctctgtcttcTCTACACCCTCCCATGAGGCAACTGCAGACAACAGTTAAGATCCCTCCTTtacctgctcctctcccagctctcaTCCTTTCAGtctgccctgctgccacccaCTTTGTTGACTATTCCCCTGCAGCAACCAAgtcctgctgggggctggggcaatgggggcagcacagcagctcgGAGATGCAAACCCCCACTCACCCACCCTAAGCCTGGATCCACTGACAAGGGACAAAGTGGCCTTCAATTTCCAAAATCAACACCAATTCTGGCTGGGAGGCCCGTGCCAATCTGCCCTGCAAACAAAACTCCACCTTGCCCCATTCACTGTCACAAAGTACATTTATTGTTAAAAACCCCCAAGCCTGTATCTGTCACTGCGCAGTTTGAGGTCCTTGTACAGAGCACAGCTCAAGTCCTGGTTGGTGGGACACTTGCAAGACTTGTCAGCTGCAAGACAAGTGTCCCGTTGCTGCCAtctctctctccattttctTGTCCACAACACTCACAAATTTGTTTCCTCGTAAATAAAACCTGAGTGGTTTTTGTGCCCACTCTCCCCTGCTGCCAATGCCAATCCTCGTGGTGGCCACCACGTCGTGCTCCCCCGGCAGGTCCTGTCCAGGCACCATCCAGATGTCAGTGTCCTCAGTCAGGTCCCTTTGGTCAAAAGCCTTATCGATGCCAaaagcctggcagagcctggagggcCCGTTGCAGAGCTGCCAGTCCTTGAGCAGCTTGGTGGGTGCTTTCCTGGCGGCCCTGCGCAGCTCCCTCATGGCATCCAGGCCCTGGAGAGGCTCCAGGGAGCGCAGGAGCACTGCAGCCCCCTCCCCTGTGCACAACGAGAACGGGGGGGTTAGTACAGGGCTGGTGGCTGGGAACGCCTCAGCCTTCAGCCCCAGTTCAGCTCCGAATGTCCAGtgtcccacagctctgtgctttTTATTCTGCACTGCTGACTGGCTTTTCCCAGCCCCAACTGATGTTACTAAGTCTTGCTGCTGTTCCAAGGCTTTCCAGAGGGCAAGAGGTTTTCCTTATGTCAGCACAATGTTCAGGAATAAATACGCATATGGTTCAGTTTTGGCATAGATATCCAAAGCTGCTCCCAAGCCCAGTGGATTTCTAATAAACTCTGATTACAAGAACTCCAGCTAATAAAGGAGAGGAGGAATGAGTCTGGATGCTGCCAGCAGGAAGAGGCAGCTTGCAGAGTTAGGCTGGACAAAGATAAACCTGGAaggagcagccactgcctgtgctgctggtgagggggcccaggctgcaggtggTACCATCCCAAACTCCCACTGGAGGTGTGACAGGTGGGATGGCCTTGGGTAACTGCATGGCTGCAGTGGAGAGGGATGCAAAcccttgtgccagggaaggcagggacctggggcaggacaggctgcacaGTCTGGCTGTGGgatgcacagccctgggagcagcacttcAGCAGGGAACACCTTCCTATgacaggagctgcagaaaaCTGAGACCTTCCTCTCAGATGTGATTTGCCACCCTGTCAGGAGCCTCAGGGAAACTCCTGCCCTCCCAAATGTTGCAGCCAGCTGCCTTCCCTGGTGTCGGTGACAGTGAAGCAAAggtgcagctctgagcagacATTCCCTGTGACATTAACACTTCCTTGGTATTTCCCAGTGGACAGCAAGGGAGGTCTTCTCACGACCCTGAGTGGGTGAGGAGAGTGCCTGGCACCGTGTGCTGCCCCACACAGCCTCCCTTGTGCTGGGGCCACCCACGGCATTCCTGCCTGCTCCGCAAGAGTCCCcgctccctctccagcctcaaACATCTGGAGCCATGCTCATGCCTGGCACAGACTTCTCTTGTAGGCACTGACAGATCCCCAAGGACCTGCGACTTCCAAAAATAGAATCCCTCTCATGTTCTGTACAAATCCCCACTAAATTACCCTTCTGGGCTCCCAGTGAGGACCTGGTTTCTGGCTTGGTGAGGTGTTGCCTGTTGCCCTGAACCTTCTCGagcccctgctgtccccagtaCAGCTCGGTGAAGTCACCAGCCTGATTTCCAACAGCTGTCAGCAATCTGTTCCCAGGCACTCCCTTCTCCATGGAGGGGATTGATGCTAATCTGGCAGCCAAAAGCTACTTCCCCGGACTACAGTGATTTCGAGCTCAAAGGTCACTTTAGATTTTTAAGAACATGTTCCATGTCCTAATTCAGCTTTTTATCCATGCACAAAGAAACATCCTTCACATCATGTTGCTGCCTCACTTGCCAGGAACAGCTACGGGATTCTGACCAATCACTAATTACACTACTTGCTTTCATCCATCACAAATACAAGGGGAAATTGTGGTCATGCTTGAACTGAACTGAGTCCTTGGGAGTTCATGTGAAGACAGACAAGCACTTGGAAAACTGCAGGTgttcccagagcatcccagagccctgggagggGGTACTGGACATACCTGTCTCTGGCTGCTCATTCTGCATTTCCACCCACAAGTTTTCATGCTCTTTccagctgtgagcagcagaCACCATGCTCTGCCCAGTCAGCAGCAACTCCCCAAGAGCTTTGGGAAGAGGTGGaaacagcaggcagggcaggagtgcAGGGATGCTACAATGAGCTACTGCCTTCTTTGCACTGGGGGGTCCTCCTGAACATAGTTCCATattagaaattttattttaactccCAAAGAGTAGCTGAACCCTCCCAAATCAACTCCTGCCTGCCAGAGTGCTTCGGCCTGCCTTCCTCCCCCTCGCAGCCTGCAGCACTTTGCTCTCAGGGCTCACCTGGATCTGGCATCTGCCTGACAGGGATGCAGCTGCTGACATGCCAGAGGCAGCAGGGCCAGTCACTCCATATAATGAGCAGCATTCAGGGCTAAAAGCTGGGATCTAACACAGGCACAGAGGCCAATTCTCTCCCTGAGCAGAGAGAAATCATAAAATGATAGTGAAGTCCCACTCCTCCACTGCACAgcttcctgctccttccctgaaACGGCTCCAGCTCCCACTTGGAAACAGTTCTTGGCCACTGGAGAGAAGagaattttctcctctcttcacCCGTGTGAGTCACTGCTCCCAAAACACTTCCTTCAAAGTCCTAGTCTAGATTTGAAAGTTAGGGAGGAGCCCAGGCAGCACGACCCTGGGCTGAGCATCACTGGGCTCTGGATTTTTTCAGATCTGGCAGCAAAAAATGCACACTTTGGCAAATTCCAGCTAACAAATCACAGCTAAGTCAAGGAGAAGCATGACTGGTCTTTATCCTCTTCCTGAGGCGAGGGAAGCCCAACATACATCCCTTTTAACTCTTGGGAAAGCTCTTTGTACTAAGATTCTTGTGCTGCTCAGGGTATACTGTAGGATTCATGCACACTAAGGCAGTGGTTATATCTTCTCTATAAGCTCTTCTCCTCTATCATCCATGATTTCCCCCAATGTAGTCAGGCCTGCCATGGCTTCAGGCAGCTGTAGCAGTTCCCTCAGTGATGGGAAGATCTGTCACAGTAAAATCCCACACGATGCAGCTTTATCTAGTGACGTGCATAAAGATTTCCCCTTCCTCAGTAACAAAACTACTGGAACCCACCTCTCAGCTCGTGGTTTTATGAacacagtgctgctggtgacacACCTTTCCTACCCCTGAGTGACACTGCTGAGCCTGAACTCGAGCATAAACCAATAGAGAAAACAAAGGGGAAGGTTTATTCCACCTGGAGTTTAACCAGACAGTGCTGTGAGGTTGTACATCAAAACAACTGACCTCTAAAGAGCCAGATCTAAAGAGCCAAACGCTCCAATCTAGGCAAGCTCAGCAGAGGGAGGCAACAAGGAGCAGCATGTAAATCTTGGTCCATCTCAGGCCACAGATCTGGGCTGATCAAGGCCCAAGAAAGAAGGCCCCAGCACGACTCCAGTCAGGGACAGTGCAGCACCCCCACTGCTCCCCAGTGCCAGGACAcactcaggagcagcagggcagcagccacTTTGTGTCTGAGGACACACTGGCTCTCACAGCTGTTTGCCTTCACTGCAGGGTTGGTTCTGTGAAAAAGGACCAAGGTATAGCACAACTGACAGGGGTTCTGCCAgtgtttccttgtgttttctgCACAGCCACATGCAAAGCAGTTTCCAGGATCCATCCCATCTCCAGAGAATGAAAAGCTTTTGCCTTTTTCCCAGGTGCCACCACAAAGACCTCAATCCTTCCCTCAGACTAAACAACAGGACAACTGAATAACTCCTCCATCTAATTTCAGAAAAGCATCTTGGGTATGAGTCCTCCACAAATTCTTTGTTTCAACACATCTGCACACGGGCAAACACACAGAGGTATCTCCTCCCTGTGTAGCTGCACTAGGGATGCACAACATGCACTGCCAGAGTGTTCACTGCAGTGCCCTgacagagctggcagtgccagctgtgcccgcTGTCAGAGGAGCTGCCTGTGTGACAGGCACAGAGAGGGAGTTTGTAACAAAAAATCATCACCACAGTGAGCTCTTTAACTGATTTGGCACAAAACTAAATACAGGTATATAAGGAAATGTATCCCAAAGTGGGTATTTCAAAGAAATCTTTCTAGAATTCAAAGGCTACgtgtttctatttttaataaaaattattattcctAATATTTCAAACACTGACTAATGAACCATCTGCTTTCATTATCTGAACACATTTGGCAGAGCCAAGGTAATGAAATTCCCATGTGTTCATCCACCAGACTCCAGACCTTCATTTGGAAATCAGGCTCTTCCCCcacagtataacccagcactgtTTTCCTGCTTGGCCCCTGTCCAAAGGCCAAAACCTGAGGATTAATGGTCACTGTTACATTTCCTTTCCACTTAGGAATATATAGGGGGTGGGGGTTTTTAacctttttcttcaaaatggtgaaaaagaaagtaaactGGTTTTGAGACTTTTTCTGACAAAGTGAGTATTTACCTGGGAAATATCTGCTGCCATTTCAAAGTGTCTAATTAAGCAATAGCAGCAATAGCCTTATTGCAAGGCAAATACTGTCACTGTTAGGGGAGTAACACTTGGATGCTAAGAGGAGCTGTGAAAGGACAGTCTCAGTAAATTCCATAATATTTTGATTAGAGCTTGATTATTGTATcttgagaatcacagaatcatagaatggattgggttggaaaatacctctgagatcatcaagtccaacccttggtccaactccaggccctttaccagatcatggcactcagtgccacggccaatctcagttaaaaaacctccagggatggggaatccaccccctctctgggcagcccattccaatgcctgagcactctctctgcaaagaagttttttctgctctccaacttcaatttcccctggcagagcctgagcccatcgtgcccccttgtcctattgctgagtgcctgggaataAGACTGAATGTTTTGTAATCATCTGGGTATTTTGATTTGGGtctggtttttttggttttaagaTACAGCCAAGCAGCTAAAATGCTCCTACACGCCTCACTTAAGCTGAGGACATCTCAGACCACTTTGTTTTCCCCAGCACTTAAAGCCTCTGATGGTAAAGGCAGGAGACAGAGGAATTTCTTGTCATGACAAGAGAAACCAAGATTTAGGCTGTCATTAACGACTCCAAGTATTTCCTCTACCATCACTACTTTTGAGGAACTAAGTTCACTGAGTCACATGAATGAGGAAGCAGCCCAGGTCATCACCACTGAAAGCCATCCAGATTCTCTCCAGACCTGAAGTCTTTGCTCGTGTGCCTGAACAGCTACCACAGCTCCCACTGGGACCAACCTGGGCAGCTGGGGATGGGCCCTGCCTGCCATGCTGCTTGTCCACAGGCGGCCTGTGCTCACAGTGGCAATGCCAGGTCCCAAGGAAACAGCCTGCCATGCTGCCTGTCCACAGGCAGCCTGTGCTCACAGTGGCAATGCCAGGTCCCAAGGAAACAGCCTGACAGCGAGTCACTGACTTCAGAGAGCCTACAGGGAGCTCACAAGTCACTGCAGCACCACGAGCATACCCTGAAATGTCAGCCCTCTCCTGCAGGCATTAAACCTCTTTCAGCCTCAGCTTACCTTGGCTGGACACATTGATGCAGAAATAAATGCCGTAGATCTGATACACGTAGAGAGTTCCCGGTGTCATGAACATGGCCGCGTTCCGCTGGGTTTGCTTCCCACCTCTCGAGTGGGAAGCTTCATCTTCCCCACCCAGATAAGCCTCTGTTTCAACAATCCTGCCCCAGAGTTCTCTGCCATCAGGAAGTTTGCGAACTAAAATCTGAAAAGAGAGGTCAGAGTGCATCAGTTAGCAGCCCTCTGTGCAAAACAACCCGAGCAAGagctgtggaaacaaagaaGTTGGGAAAAAATGGCCTGGTGGTACTAAATACTCTCCCTCCAGCAGCAATGTCTGTACTAACACCAACTTTTTCAGCTTCCACCGTCCAGGCCACAGCCCAGTACAAAGAATTCCTACCTGTCATTCACCCCACAAAATGCCTGGAGTGTCTACATGTGGCATCATCAtaaccctgagatcagctcagttggttcaaacttggctgtaataatgccaaggtcatgggttcaatcccctgtgtgggcccttgactgaagagttggactcgatgatccctgtgggtcccttccaactcagaacagtctgtgagtctgtCATAACCAGTTTATGATCCAACATACACTAAAGCCCACAGTTGCTTTTGtgcttattttctgtgttctccACTCCAATCCATCAGATTTAAGGCAAAAAAGCACCACTGATATCAACCTTGAAGCATCATGAATGTATAATCTCTAGATCAGAAGAAATATGACAGGGGCACAATTAAGTAACTGCTATGATTAGATGGTTTCTCTCCCTCCAGATGCTTCAAACAAGTCCCAGTCCCCAGTCACAGAGATAATCAGCACCAGAGTGAGCATCACTCCACTATTTCTGTATCTTCTGTGCCACAGAGAGGGGCAGTGCAGGAGAAATGGGAATTGGCTCCAGGCAGACAACAACAGATCTTTGTTATTACAGTGTGTTCCTTGCTGCTGGTACCTccttaaataaaacaaagcagatgCAGGGGGAACAAAACACGACAGTGAAAAGagtctctttaaaaataaaacaacttgcTAAACTTTGTACAAAGGGTTTTGTGGTTTGACCTGATTTctaaactttgtattttatttaatataaataaagtCTGAAATACTGCAGCACAGTCTCATTTAGGCAACAGCTCTCAGTTTAATTATATGACATTCAGCACTTTCCTATTGGAAAACCAGCCATTCAAAAATGACcttcaggaaacaaaagctTAATTCCTAACAGATGTCTGTGCTGGATGGGTAATGCAGACATTGCCCTGATCCAGCATGGATGCTCCAGGAGGCAGTTCccaaagctgcagctctgggacatCACAgttccccacagcacttgtcaAACTGTTGAAAACAATCAATTgattttatttaggaaaaatgcAGTGACTTCAGAAAAGCAACTGCCCTGAACACCCCaaaagcagctcctgtggcCAAACTTCTCACTCTGTGATGAAATGCAATGGTGAAGTCATGATTTTAAACTCATTTCCCTGACTATTCAGACACACCAAATATTCACAGTTAAAAGTGGGGATCATTCCCAACACCTCACAGTAAACTATCTCatacaggttttcttttctcattgaGGATGTATCCTGATGTTCATTCTGAGAAGCCATTTACTGCATGTAACTTCTGGGGTATTCTTTGGTTTCCAAGAACTCTGGTATCATGAAGGTAAGCAAGATTAATACATCAGGCACCTGAAAAATTTGGCAGAATGAAGATAATGAATTAAATTACCTTTATTGTTATCATTCTAAGAAGATGAGACAATAGACTGGGGGTTACACTTTAAAGAAATGGTAAAATTAAGACAGAAATCCCACAGCTTGCAATTCTAGGACTAGAAGGAAAAACATAGAATTAAGACTCAAATATCATCTGCCCAGGGGTAACTAAAGGCAGAGGGATGTCAGAGtcattcagaaaacaaaaatgcacaaaCAATGGGAGACTTCAGGTACCCTTAGGTAGAACAGGTAAATACCCCAGTGGGCCAGGACATGGGCTGTGTTTTCTCAGACACCATGAAACACTTTGCAGAACAAGCAATCGGTGATTTCACAAAAACGACTCGAACTGAtccagagaaaaacacaaagtaTTTTCCGTAGAATTATCCCTGACAAACAACTTTGTATCATGACCACGAAGTACAAAGTTCAGTGTCTTTTAACAAGCATTAAGGTCCAACAATAATCTATCAGAGTTCTGCTTAccagaaaaaagaggaaagtacGTCAAGTGAGGAAGATTGTTGGGGAGAACTTAAGGGGCAGCCAAAGGTTAAGCTGGAAAGGCAAACCTCTGGCAGGATGTCTGTAAAGAGCAGCACACATGGAGTGTCCCAGAGAGCttcaggcagagcagagagaaaccCAGCAGGGTTAAAAAGCAGAGCAAGGGCATCAATAtccttagaaaataaaaaaaggctcCACACAGCAAACCAGGCCAAAACCAACAGTTTGTGGAACAAATTCCTGACGTTATCTAAACCCATGAGAACCTGGAGAGTCTGCTCACCCTGCAGACAATGAAGGTATAAAAAAGACTCAGAGAAGATAAGGCCAGAGCAGTGAAACCAAACACACAGTTTGCAGTTGCATTTAGAAGGTCCCAGCCTGGAACTTTTTATAGGGAAAACACTGGAGGAACTCCCTCCCACGGAAACAGCAAGAGAGTTTTTTGAAGGGCTCACTAAGCAGAAAGACATATTTAATCTccaccactgtgattttcaaagCCTTTCAACAAGGTCCAAAGACTCCTCAAAGTTTCTGCAACAGGATAAGGGAGAAGGTCCTTGCATGAACAAGTAATGACTTGGAAACTCAGAAACACAAGACAGGAATAGCAGAAATTGGAGTGAAGAGAGTTtgactgtggggctgtgcaAACCTCAGCACCACAAGACAGTAAAATGGAGCTGAGAAGATGTTGCTGACTGCAGAGCTTTACTGTCCACTGGGCTAAGCAAGAACCAAAAACAAATGAAGCAATACCTGAAAGGGAAATAATAGGCCTGAAACAACCTTCAAAGCACAAAGTACATTTCagtaagcagaaaaaaagggaggaaaatccACAAGAAACTAATTCTAAAATGTGACAGTAAACTAAATCTGGAAAACTACTCCTGTGACTTCATCCAAAATAGATTTGGCTACTGGTCTTTAAATTCCACTGCACTTAACAAGAGGAGCAATGAGAGCTGTACTGAAATAGCCAAGCCCAGGAGTCAAATGGCAAAAAGAGAATTCCATCCTTTTACACCAAGTTATCAGGTGGCACGTGCTCCAGTCCAGGAATCTCAGCACTCAAGTCTTACCTGTCCCAGAAAGGACTTGGCCAGACTAACACAGGGCTGCTGGAAAAAATCTGCTTCCAGCCTGGaagatttctttctctctgtcacAAAATATTTGCTGCTTTTTGGAGCAGAATCCCCACCAGGTGTAGCGTTCAGGTTCTCCAAGGCATCGACCTGAGGGAAGCTGGAGTTGCTTTGAAGAGAACTTAATTGAGCCaacagctttcttttccttggcaTAATTctagaaaatggatataaatgTAATTAGAAATATAAAGATTATTTAAAAGTAACCCCGTTCCACAAACTCCTGTTTTTATGCTTCACAACACTGAAATCTCCAACTCCTTGGATAACCTGTGCAAGAGCAGGT
This genomic window from Pithys albifrons albifrons isolate INPA30051 chromosome 16, PitAlb_v1, whole genome shotgun sequence contains:
- the MPG gene encoding DNA-3-methyladenine glycosylase; its protein translation is MPRKRKLLAQLSSLQSNSSFPQVDALENLNATPGGDSAPKSSKYFVTERKKSSRLEADFFQQPCVSLAKSFLGQILVRKLPDGRELWGRIVETEAYLGGEDEASHSRGGKQTQRNAAMFMTPGTLYVYQIYGIYFCINVSSQGEGAAVLLRSLEPLQGLDAMRELRRAARKAPTKLLKDWQLCNGPSRLCQAFGIDKAFDQRDLTEDTDIWMVPGQDLPGEHDVVATTRIGIGSRGEWAQKPLRFYLRGNKFVSVVDKKMEREMAATGHLSCS